One Amycolatopsis sp. NBC_00355 genomic window carries:
- a CDS encoding DUF222 domain-containing protein produces the protein MDDERMWQANAVALADRVGELVTRIRCAEAELGAVLVEIEARGVGELFGYRSVGRLLEDLADISADAAGKLLRRARALNSAPETAPATAAAARDGRLSNPMIDTILETLRQIPDEHRGDAEREMVLLSRTAGRRQVAALGAHLLGYLNPDGPPPDDTTPSVPERELSLRRKRTGVWELRGRFDDETGTRAHALLDSLAERRTAEDLRSPQERYGDAFSDAIDLALNSPDLPLQAGERAHVLVTVPLEALKTGAGTARLGDTGDISAADARVHACDSGVIPAVLGGKSEPLDLGRLRRLITAGLRRALYLRDRGCAFPGCHRPPRHCQGHHIRHWAEGGPTSLGNLVLLCGYHHRLVHSSSWQVRVAADGLPEFIPPLFMDRRRQPRRNNVHKPLPAAA, from the coding sequence TCGAGATCGAGGCCCGCGGCGTGGGCGAGTTGTTCGGATACCGTTCTGTAGGGCGGCTTCTGGAAGACCTGGCCGATATTTCCGCGGATGCTGCGGGGAAGTTGCTGCGGCGGGCCCGGGCGTTGAACTCGGCTCCAGAAACGGCCCCGGCCACGGCTGCGGCGGCCCGGGATGGCCGGTTGAGCAACCCGATGATCGACACGATCCTGGAGACTCTGCGCCAGATCCCGGATGAGCATCGTGGGGATGCCGAACGGGAGATGGTGCTGCTGTCCCGGACCGCGGGCCGAAGACAGGTAGCGGCTCTGGGTGCGCATCTGCTGGGTTACCTCAACCCGGACGGCCCACCTCCGGACGACACCACACCCTCGGTTCCCGAGCGTGAGTTGTCGTTGCGGCGCAAAAGGACCGGTGTGTGGGAGCTGCGCGGAAGGTTCGACGACGAGACCGGCACCCGCGCCCATGCCCTGCTGGATTCCCTGGCGGAACGCCGCACAGCCGAGGACCTGCGTTCCCCGCAGGAACGTTACGGTGACGCGTTCTCCGACGCGATCGACCTGGCCTTGAATTCACCGGATTTGCCGTTGCAGGCCGGTGAACGAGCCCACGTCCTGGTCACGGTGCCCCTGGAGGCGTTGAAGACCGGTGCGGGCACGGCCCGGCTGGGCGACACCGGTGACATCTCGGCCGCGGACGCCCGGGTCCACGCGTGTGACAGCGGTGTCATCCCCGCGGTCTTGGGTGGCAAGAGTGAGCCGCTGGATCTGGGGCGGTTGCGTCGTTTGATCACGGCGGGTCTCCGCCGGGCTCTGTACTTGCGTGACCGGGGTTGTGCGTTCCCGGGTTGCCATCGTCCTCCGCGGCATTGTCAGGGGCACCACATCCGGCACTGGGCCGAGGGTGGTCCGACGAGTCTGGGGAATCTGGTGTTGTTGTGTGGGTATCACCATCGGTTGGTGCATAGTTCGAGTTGGCAGGTCCGGGTGGCTGCGGATGGGTTGCCGGAGTTCATTCCGCCGTTGTTCATGGACCGGCGTCGACAACCCCGACGCAACAACGTCCACAAGCCACTACCAGCAGCAGCCTGA